A single region of the Vibrio cyclitrophicus genome encodes:
- a CDS encoding carbon-nitrogen hydrolase family protein has product MDCVGLIQMTSGPSPELNFEYLVQEVAKCKESGAKWVVCPENALVFGSKADYHQYAEPLNDGPLQKKISELAKLQRIWIVIGSMPISTANGVTTTTLVIDDFGSLVAHYDKLHMFDVDVADAHKCYRESDIFTPGNQVVTAETPFGRLGLSICYDVRFPHLYSELRKQGAQIIVVPAAFTAVTGQAHWEALLRCRAIETQSWIVAVGQGGKHPCQRETWGHSMVVDPWGQVVAQLDQDPKSMVVEIDTSSCESIRQNMPITQHSRFTNQF; this is encoded by the coding sequence ATGGATTGTGTTGGGTTGATTCAAATGACATCTGGCCCTAGTCCTGAATTGAACTTTGAGTACCTTGTTCAAGAGGTAGCAAAGTGCAAAGAGTCGGGGGCTAAGTGGGTTGTGTGTCCTGAAAACGCGTTAGTCTTTGGCAGTAAAGCCGACTATCACCAGTATGCTGAGCCTCTAAATGATGGCCCATTGCAAAAGAAAATCTCTGAGTTAGCAAAGCTTCAGAGAATTTGGATCGTCATTGGTAGTATGCCGATAAGCACAGCTAACGGCGTGACGACCACAACCTTGGTGATTGACGATTTTGGCAGTTTAGTGGCTCATTACGACAAGCTACACATGTTTGACGTAGATGTCGCCGATGCCCATAAGTGCTATCGAGAGTCGGATATTTTTACTCCGGGCAACCAAGTTGTGACAGCGGAAACGCCTTTTGGTCGCTTAGGTTTGAGTATTTGTTATGATGTGCGCTTTCCACACTTGTATTCAGAGTTACGCAAGCAAGGTGCACAAATCATTGTAGTTCCTGCGGCTTTTACAGCGGTAACGGGTCAAGCGCACTGGGAAGCATTATTAAGATGCCGCGCGATTGAAACACAGTCGTGGATTGTCGCGGTAGGTCAAGGTGGAAAACACCCTTGCCAAAGAGAAACATGGGGACACTCAATGGTGGTTGATCCATGGGGACAAGTGGTCGCACAGTTAGACCAAGATCCTAAAAGTATGGTGGTTGAGATAGACACATCCAGTTGCGAGTCCATTAGGCAAAATATGCCAATTACGCAACACTCTCGATTTACCAATCAATTTTAA
- the tldD gene encoding metalloprotease TldD produces the protein MSINQIEEALLNPTGLTEQNIADTLASIATRQIDYADIYFQSSWHESLVLEDSIIKDGSFNIDCGVGVRAVSGEKTGFAYSDQIQLDGLKQSAIAARGIAKQGQNGKVHAFKRNSNQTYYDAVNPLASWEKQQKTELLKSLDAYIRTKEPMVTEVSVSLSGVHEQMLVAATDGTYAGDIRPLVRLSISVLAQKGDRRERGSAGGGGRFGYDFFLSDDKGTQVAYQFADEAIRQALVNLEAVAAPAGAMPVVLGSGWPGVLLHEAVGHGLEGDFNRKESSVFSGKVGEQVTSSLCTIVDDGTLTDLRGSLNVDDEGVNGQYNTLIENGILKGYMQDKLNARLMGVAPTGNGRRESYAHLPMPRMTNTYMLPGEHTPEEIISTVERGIYAPNFGGGQVDITSGKFVFSASEAYMIENGKITHPVKGATLIGSGIEAMQQVSMVGNDLSIDRGVGVCGKAGQSVPVGVGQPTLKLDSLTVGGTE, from the coding sequence ATGAGCATTAATCAAATTGAAGAAGCGCTACTGAACCCGACAGGGCTTACGGAGCAAAATATCGCAGATACATTGGCGAGCATTGCTACCCGCCAAATTGATTATGCTGATATCTACTTTCAGTCAAGCTGGCACGAATCTTTAGTGCTAGAAGACAGCATTATTAAAGACGGCTCTTTCAATATCGATTGCGGTGTTGGTGTTCGCGCGGTATCTGGCGAAAAGACCGGTTTTGCTTACTCTGACCAAATCCAATTGGATGGCCTTAAGCAGAGCGCGATTGCTGCTCGTGGTATCGCGAAGCAAGGTCAAAACGGCAAGGTTCATGCATTCAAGCGTAACTCGAACCAAACTTATTATGATGCAGTTAACCCGCTAGCGAGCTGGGAAAAACAGCAGAAAACAGAATTACTAAAATCATTAGATGCTTACATTCGCACTAAAGAGCCGATGGTGACTGAAGTATCGGTAAGCCTAAGCGGTGTGCATGAGCAGATGCTGGTTGCTGCGACTGATGGAACTTACGCAGGCGATATTCGTCCGCTTGTTCGTCTATCAATCAGTGTACTTGCTCAGAAAGGCGATCGCCGTGAGCGTGGTAGTGCTGGTGGTGGTGGCCGTTTTGGTTACGACTTCTTTCTAAGCGATGACAAAGGCACTCAAGTTGCTTATCAGTTTGCTGATGAAGCGATTCGTCAAGCGCTTGTTAACCTTGAAGCGGTTGCTGCGCCTGCTGGTGCAATGCCTGTGGTTCTTGGTTCTGGTTGGCCGGGCGTTCTACTGCACGAAGCGGTAGGTCATGGTCTAGAAGGTGACTTCAACCGTAAAGAGTCGTCAGTATTCTCGGGTAAAGTTGGCGAGCAAGTTACTTCAAGCCTATGTACGATTGTTGATGATGGTACATTGACTGATCTTCGTGGTTCATTGAACGTGGATGATGAAGGTGTTAACGGTCAGTACAACACGTTAATCGAAAACGGCATCCTAAAGGGTTACATGCAAGACAAGCTCAATGCTCGTCTAATGGGTGTCGCGCCTACGGGTAACGGTCGTCGTGAGTCTTACGCGCATCTTCCAATGCCACGTATGACTAACACCTACATGCTACCGGGTGAACATACTCCTGAAGAGATTATCTCAACGGTTGAAAGAGGCATCTATGCGCCAAACTTCGGCGGCGGTCAGGTTGATATTACTTCTGGTAAGTTTGTATTCTCGGCTTCTGAAGCGTACATGATTGAAAACGGTAAGATCACTCACCCAGTGAAGGGTGCAACGCTGATCGGTTCTGGTATCGAAGCGATGCAGCAAGTATCTATGGTTGGTAACGACCTAAGCATCGACCGCGGTGTGGGTGTGTGTGGTAAGGCTGGCCAAAGCGTGCCAGTCGGTGTTGGTCAACCAACATTGAAACTAGACTCGCTAACGGTTGGTGGTACTGAGTAA